A part of Oncorhynchus gorbuscha isolate QuinsamMale2020 ecotype Even-year linkage group LG09, OgorEven_v1.0, whole genome shotgun sequence genomic DNA contains:
- the LOC124043957 gene encoding putative methyltransferase DDB_G0268948 — protein MTYRLFEEKHHASIYQRYRFVPPEEIRDIILHYLERKKVQPHALAVDLGCGTGQNSRLMAPHFQEVVGIDISECQLEEARAVTGFNNITYRKGTAEELPFPDASVDLLTAASAAHWFDQQRFLLEAGRVLKPCGCMALLGFADNFRLHYGSCGDRLTDICDEFKKVLLPYTSTQVAVANTKLQELYTAIPFPDKERIECIPLKQQISVRNIVGFMESFSMYQAFQRAEPDAATALLQRTLDRFLKEMGVTSPDTLMEVTLEYFCVLASKPE, from the exons ATGACCTACCGGCTGTTTGAGGAGAAACACCATGCCTCCATCTACCAGAGGTACCGCTTTGTACCCCCAGAGGAGATCAGAGACATCATCCTGCATTACCTGGAAAGGAAG AAAGTCCAGCCTCATGCCCTAGCTGTGGACCTGGGCTGTGGGACAGGGCAGAACTCACGCCTGATGGCCCCACACTTCCAGGAAGTGGTAGGCATTGACATCAGCGAGTGCCAACTGGAGGAGGCCAGGGCAGTGACAGGGTTCAACAACATCACCTACAG GAAAGGGACAGCTGAGGAGCTGCCGTTTCCGGATGCTTCTGTGGACCTACTGACTGCAGCCTCAGCGGCCCATTGGTTTGACCAGCAGCGGTTCCTCTTGGAGGCAGGCCGGGTCCTGAAGCCTTGCGGCTGCATGGCTCTGCTTGGCTTTGCTGATAACTTCAGACTCCATTACGGCTCATGTGGAGACAGACTTACTGATATCTGTGATGAG TTCAAGAAGGTGCTGTTACCATACACCAGTACACAGGTAGCAGTGGCCAACACCAAACTACAGGAGCTTTACACTGCTATCCCCTTCCCTGACAAAGAGAG AATTGAGTGTATCCCACTGAAGCAGCAGATCTCAGTGAGGAACATAGTGGGCTTCATGGAGTCCTTTTCCATGTACCAGGCCTTCCAGAGGGCCGagcctgatgctgccaccgcaCTGCTGCAGAGAACACTCGACAG GTTTCTGAAGGAGATGGGAGtcacatcaccagacacactCATGGAAGTGACGCTGGAGTATTTCTGTGTCCTGGCGTCTAAACCGGAGTGA